The following coding sequences are from one Mycolicibacterium aichiense window:
- a CDS encoding ABC transporter permease codes for MTTEAGAAIAQTIDHGGLAKPGRNFRGTFKLGDIALRVIAGLVLCYLFLPILVIVIFSFNNPAGKFNYTWQGFTLDNWANPFKYPALTEALKLSLNVAAVSTLIAGVLGTLVAIALVRQRFRGSKAVDTFLVLPLTSPEVVMGASLLTLFLDLGWATGYTTIVIAHVAFEISFIAMTVRARIRGFDWTLEDASLDLGAGPSRTFFKVTLPLIVPGIVAAAMLSFALSLDDFIITYFVSGSTVTYPLYVNAAVKAAVPPQINVLATAILVISLVLLAAGTLYRRKRDT; via the coding sequence ATGACCACCGAGGCCGGTGCGGCGATCGCCCAGACCATCGACCACGGCGGACTGGCCAAGCCGGGCCGCAACTTTCGCGGCACGTTCAAGCTCGGCGATATCGCCCTGCGGGTCATCGCCGGCTTGGTGCTCTGCTATCTGTTCCTGCCGATCCTGGTGATCGTCATCTTCTCGTTCAACAACCCGGCCGGGAAGTTCAACTACACCTGGCAGGGCTTCACGCTGGACAACTGGGCCAACCCGTTCAAGTACCCGGCCCTGACCGAAGCGCTGAAGCTGAGCCTGAACGTGGCTGCGGTGTCGACCCTGATCGCAGGTGTTCTCGGCACACTGGTCGCGATCGCCCTTGTGCGCCAACGCTTTCGCGGCAGCAAGGCGGTCGATACCTTCTTGGTCCTGCCGCTGACCTCCCCCGAGGTGGTCATGGGCGCATCGCTGCTCACCCTGTTTCTCGACCTGGGCTGGGCCACCGGTTACACCACGATCGTGATCGCCCACGTGGCTTTCGAGATCAGCTTCATCGCGATGACGGTGCGTGCCCGGATCCGTGGTTTCGACTGGACACTCGAGGATGCCTCGCTGGACCTGGGCGCCGGGCCAAGCCGGACGTTCTTCAAGGTGACGCTGCCGCTGATCGTGCCGGGCATCGTGGCGGCCGCAATGCTCTCGTTCGCCCTGTCGTTGGACGATTTCATCATCACCTACTTCGTCAGTGGCTCGACGGTGACGTATCCGCTGTACGTGAACGCCGCGGTGAAAGCCGCTGTGCCACCGCAGATCAACGTGCTCGCCACCGCGATCCTGGTGATCAGCCTGGTGCTGCTGGCCGCCGGAACGCTGTACCGGCGCAAGCGCGACACCTGA
- a CDS encoding DUF1206 domain-containing protein, whose translation MADNAMHGAARAATGSRPFELAARAGYSISGVLHLVIAYIIVHLAFGAAGNADQSGAMATLAAQPGGAVALWLAAAGLVALALWRVAEAILGSHPTEPGREHDGASDAFDRIKSGALAVVYVGIGLAAVRFAGGGGQSSREQNTGLTARLLQTGWGTGILLIAAVVIICIGGYHVYKGISTKFEEDLTVTGGGPLITPLGIAGYTAKGVALGGAGVLLVVATVTADPAKGAGLDAAVKSLGQAPFGKVLLIAAAVGFAAYGAYCFVMARFARM comes from the coding sequence GTGGCTGACAATGCGATGCACGGTGCTGCGCGAGCAGCCACTGGAAGCAGGCCCTTCGAGCTCGCGGCCCGGGCCGGGTACAGCATCAGCGGGGTGTTGCATCTGGTAATCGCCTACATCATCGTGCATCTGGCTTTTGGCGCGGCGGGAAACGCCGATCAGTCCGGCGCGATGGCGACGCTGGCCGCCCAGCCCGGCGGCGCGGTAGCCTTGTGGCTCGCCGCGGCCGGTCTGGTCGCACTTGCGCTGTGGCGTGTGGCCGAGGCGATCCTCGGTTCTCATCCCACCGAGCCGGGTCGCGAACATGACGGCGCCTCGGACGCATTCGACCGGATCAAGTCCGGCGCGCTGGCCGTTGTTTACGTCGGCATCGGCTTGGCCGCTGTGCGATTCGCCGGTGGTGGCGGCCAGTCGAGCAGAGAGCAGAACACCGGTCTCACCGCGCGACTGCTGCAAACCGGCTGGGGCACAGGCATTCTGCTGATCGCCGCGGTCGTGATCATCTGCATCGGCGGCTACCACGTCTACAAAGGCATCTCGACGAAGTTCGAGGAGGACCTCACCGTGACCGGGGGTGGTCCGCTGATCACTCCCCTCGGCATCGCCGGATACACCGCCAAGGGCGTCGCGCTGGGCGGCGCCGGGGTGTTGCTGGTGGTAGCCACCGTGACGGCCGATCCCGCCAAGGGCGCCGGGCTGGACGCCGCGGTCAAGAGTCTCGGCCAGGCGCCGTTCGGCAAGGTGCTGCTGATCGCGGCGGCGGTCGGCTTCGCCGCCTACGGTGCCTATTGCTTCGTCATGGCGCGCTTCGCGCGGATGTAG
- the mddA gene encoding methanethiol S-methyltransferase, translated as MTHNPPSAQERTSRILIAGYGVASYLVFLVAFCYAVVFVGGIVVPRTVDHGIDGAPWGLALVINTALLGLFAVQHSVMARPAFKRWWTRFVPHAMERSTYVLLASLVLLLLYWQWRTMPGVIWQVDQPAVRALLWTVFAAGWTTVLAATFMIDHFELFGLRQVFAAWRGSPHRRTGFRATLLYRLVRHPLMLGFLIAFWATPKMTVGHLLFAVGTTGYILVALQLEERDLIAELGDSYRDYRTQVPMLVPGLRSRSCPVTGATPDGFSPAPRG; from the coding sequence ATGACACACAATCCACCGTCCGCGCAAGAGCGGACCAGCCGCATCCTCATTGCGGGTTACGGGGTGGCGAGCTACCTCGTCTTCCTCGTCGCCTTCTGCTACGCCGTCGTCTTCGTCGGCGGCATCGTCGTGCCACGCACGGTCGACCACGGCATCGACGGTGCCCCGTGGGGCCTTGCACTCGTGATCAACACGGCGCTGCTGGGGCTGTTCGCCGTCCAGCACAGCGTGATGGCCAGACCCGCCTTCAAAAGGTGGTGGACACGTTTCGTGCCGCACGCCATGGAACGCAGCACCTATGTTCTGCTGGCCAGTCTTGTTCTGCTGCTGCTGTATTGGCAGTGGCGGACCATGCCCGGGGTGATCTGGCAGGTAGACCAGCCGGCGGTCCGGGCACTGCTGTGGACGGTGTTCGCGGCTGGGTGGACCACCGTCTTGGCCGCGACGTTCATGATCGACCACTTCGAGCTGTTCGGGTTGCGCCAGGTGTTCGCGGCCTGGCGCGGTTCGCCGCACCGTCGGACGGGATTCCGGGCCACCTTGCTCTACCGGCTGGTTCGTCACCCCCTGATGCTGGGCTTCCTGATCGCCTTCTGGGCGACTCCGAAGATGACCGTGGGTCATCTGCTGTTCGCGGTCGGTACGACCGGCTACATCCTGGTGGCCCTGCAGCTCGAGGAGCGCGATCTGATCGCCGAGCTCGGCGACAGCTACCGGGACTACCGCACGCAGGTTCCGATGCTGGTGCCCGGTTTGCGCTCGCGGTCATGCCCGGTGACCGGCGCCACGCCGGACGGTTTTTCCCCTGCCCCGCGGGGGTAA
- a CDS encoding nicotinamidase, with protein MRALIIVDVQNDFCEGGSLAVAGAGDVVRGINALLAGEHGYDHVVATKDYHVDPGAHFAEHPDFRDSWPAHCVAGTSGADFHPELDTSPIEAVFHKGAHTAAYSGFEGHVDHTSLADWLRTRGVDEVDIAGIATDYCVRQSAADAARAGFTTRVLVDLTAGVAPGSTADALDEMRGRGIELVHTA; from the coding sequence ATGCGGGCGTTGATCATCGTCGACGTGCAGAACGATTTCTGCGAGGGGGGATCGCTGGCGGTCGCCGGGGCCGGCGACGTGGTACGCGGGATCAACGCGTTGCTGGCGGGCGAGCACGGTTACGACCACGTGGTGGCCACCAAGGACTATCACGTGGATCCCGGCGCGCATTTCGCCGAGCACCCCGACTTCCGGGATTCGTGGCCCGCGCACTGCGTTGCCGGGACCTCCGGGGCCGACTTCCATCCCGAACTGGACACCAGCCCGATCGAGGCGGTCTTCCACAAAGGCGCCCACACGGCGGCGTACAGCGGCTTCGAAGGACATGTGGACCACACCTCGCTGGCCGACTGGCTGCGCACCCGCGGCGTGGACGAAGTCGACATCGCCGGGATCGCCACCGACTATTGCGTGCGCCAAAGCGCGGCCGATGCCGCCCGCGCCGGATTCACCACTCGGGTGCTGGTGGACCTCACGGCCGGCGTCGCGCCCGGGTCGACCGCCGACGCATTGGACGAGATGCGCGGCCGTGGGATCGAACTGGTCCACACCGCCTGA
- a CDS encoding aminotransferase, whose protein sequence is MTPFDFFQAEELPVPAITAAQAHDIATTHFGIDGEVTALGSQQDANFLLSRPDGEPIGVLKIANPAFSRVEIEAQDAAAEYLSNAGCDVRAATNLAFAGVDPIAEVRDGNDAVLYARIIAHLAGGTLSGDRYLTPARAAALGALAGRTVRALADFDHAGVDRVLQWDLRHALRTVEVLAGHMSDPARRETLEAATAAAWQVVAELADDLPVQVIHGDLTDDNVVCGPPEGGRLPDGVIDLGDLTRSWTVGELAIAVSSLLRHEGGEPVATLPAVAAFHAVRPLSPAEIEALWPLVVLRAAVLVVSGIHQASIDADNAYAAGALDYEWRIFERAIEVPTEVMTATIRAALGAAQPLETPPVTSPMVGGLAPGAVVRLDLSSEADAMDAGRWLVADCEDDLAAEALAGGAGAVVTTFGQPRMTRSAPLSPESSPTVGTGLDLWPAVPSPITAPWDCVIDAAADDGLTLTGTAGTVQVSGQLRVGDQVRPGDSVPVGTVLGSVEGRVWIQWRSRPDVTVPGFVRAEYAAGWLSLVENPSPLLGLPAVAAEADDSEALWRRRADSFAAVQEHYYLNPPRIERGWREHMVSTEARSYLDMVNNVAVLGHGHPVLADAVARQWRRLNTNSRFNYAAVVALSERLAATLPDPLDTVFLVNSGSEAGDLALRLAMATTGRHDVVSMAEAYHGWTYATDAVSTSVADNPNALATRPSWVHTVPSPNAYRGEYRGPDAARYAPEAVQIIERLAAQGNPPAAFICEPFYGNAGGMALPDGYLSAVYAAVRAAGGLAIADEVQVGYGRTGRWFWSFQQQDVVPDIVTVAKAMGNGQPLGAVITTREIAERYRTQGYFFSSAGGSPVSCVVGLTVLDLLEHEGLQHNALVVGDHLRARIEELATRHELIGTVHGSGLYMGVELVRDRTTLEPAVSETAAICERLLELGVIVQPTGDRQNVLKVKPPMCITRESADFFVDMLERVLNTGW, encoded by the coding sequence ATGACACCGTTCGACTTCTTTCAGGCCGAGGAGCTGCCGGTGCCGGCGATCACCGCGGCGCAGGCCCATGACATCGCCACGACGCACTTCGGGATTGATGGCGAGGTGACCGCGCTGGGCAGCCAGCAGGACGCCAACTTCCTGCTGAGCCGTCCCGACGGCGAGCCGATCGGCGTTCTCAAGATCGCGAACCCGGCGTTCTCCCGCGTCGAGATCGAAGCCCAGGACGCGGCGGCCGAGTACCTGAGTAACGCCGGCTGTGACGTGCGCGCCGCGACGAACCTCGCGTTTGCCGGCGTGGACCCGATCGCCGAGGTGCGCGACGGCAACGACGCCGTGCTGTACGCCCGGATCATCGCGCACCTCGCCGGCGGCACCTTGAGCGGCGACCGTTACCTCACGCCGGCGCGGGCGGCCGCGCTGGGCGCGCTGGCCGGCCGGACCGTCCGAGCCCTGGCCGACTTCGACCATGCCGGCGTCGACCGGGTGCTGCAGTGGGACCTGCGCCACGCCCTGCGCACCGTCGAGGTGCTTGCCGGGCACATGTCCGACCCTGCCCGCCGGGAGACCCTCGAGGCGGCGACCGCCGCAGCGTGGCAGGTGGTCGCCGAGCTCGCCGACGATCTGCCGGTCCAGGTGATCCACGGCGACCTCACCGACGACAACGTCGTGTGCGGCCCACCGGAGGGCGGCCGGCTGCCCGACGGTGTGATCGACCTGGGCGACCTCACCCGGTCGTGGACCGTCGGCGAACTGGCCATCGCAGTCTCCTCGCTGCTGCGCCACGAGGGCGGCGAACCCGTCGCGACCCTGCCCGCCGTCGCGGCCTTCCACGCGGTGCGGCCGCTGAGCCCCGCCGAGATCGAAGCCCTGTGGCCGCTGGTCGTGCTGAGAGCGGCGGTGCTGGTGGTCAGCGGTATCCACCAGGCCTCGATCGACGCCGACAACGCCTACGCCGCAGGCGCCCTGGACTACGAATGGCGGATCTTCGAACGCGCCATCGAGGTGCCCACCGAGGTCATGACCGCCACCATCCGCGCGGCCCTCGGAGCGGCCCAGCCCCTCGAGACGCCACCGGTCACCAGTCCGATGGTCGGCGGGCTTGCGCCGGGCGCGGTGGTGCGACTGGACCTGTCGTCGGAGGCCGACGCGATGGATGCCGGCCGCTGGCTGGTCGCGGACTGCGAAGACGATCTGGCTGCCGAGGCGCTGGCCGGCGGTGCCGGTGCGGTCGTGACGACGTTCGGCCAGCCCCGGATGACCCGCTCGGCGCCGCTGAGTCCGGAATCGTCGCCCACCGTCGGCACCGGCCTGGACCTGTGGCCGGCCGTACCGTCGCCGATCACCGCGCCATGGGACTGCGTGATCGACGCAGCCGCCGACGACGGTCTCACCCTGACCGGAACCGCGGGGACGGTGCAGGTGAGCGGGCAATTGCGCGTCGGCGATCAGGTCCGGCCAGGTGACAGCGTCCCGGTGGGGACCGTGCTCGGCAGCGTCGAGGGTCGGGTTTGGATCCAGTGGCGCAGCAGGCCCGACGTGACGGTCCCCGGCTTCGTTCGCGCGGAATACGCCGCGGGCTGGCTGAGTCTGGTGGAGAACCCGAGCCCGCTGCTCGGCCTGCCTGCGGTGGCGGCCGAGGCCGACGACAGCGAGGCGTTGTGGCGCCGCCGGGCGGATTCGTTCGCCGCCGTCCAGGAGCACTACTACCTCAATCCGCCCCGCATCGAACGGGGCTGGCGCGAGCACATGGTGTCCACCGAGGCCCGCAGCTACCTCGACATGGTCAACAACGTCGCGGTACTCGGCCACGGCCATCCGGTGCTCGCCGACGCCGTCGCACGCCAGTGGCGTCGGCTCAACACGAATTCGCGATTCAACTACGCCGCGGTGGTGGCGCTCTCCGAGCGGCTGGCCGCCACCTTGCCCGATCCGCTGGACACGGTGTTCCTGGTGAACTCCGGCTCGGAGGCAGGCGATCTGGCGCTGCGACTGGCGATGGCCACGACCGGGCGCCATGACGTGGTCTCGATGGCCGAGGCGTATCACGGCTGGACGTATGCCACCGACGCCGTGTCGACGTCGGTGGCCGACAACCCGAACGCTCTGGCCACCAGGCCGAGTTGGGTCCACACCGTGCCCTCACCGAACGCCTACCGCGGTGAGTACCGCGGGCCGGACGCCGCGCGCTATGCCCCCGAGGCGGTCCAGATCATCGAACGCCTTGCCGCGCAAGGTAATCCGCCGGCAGCGTTCATCTGTGAGCCGTTCTACGGCAACGCCGGCGGGATGGCGCTGCCCGACGGTTACCTCTCCGCCGTCTACGCCGCGGTCCGCGCGGCGGGCGGGCTGGCGATCGCCGACGAGGTGCAGGTCGGCTACGGCCGCACCGGACGCTGGTTCTGGAGCTTCCAGCAGCAGGACGTGGTGCCCGACATCGTCACCGTCGCCAAGGCGATGGGCAACGGCCAGCCGCTCGGCGCCGTCATCACCACGCGTGAGATCGCCGAGCGGTACCGCACCCAGGGCTATTTCTTCTCCTCCGCGGGCGGCAGCCCGGTGTCCTGCGTGGTCGGTCTGACGGTGCTCGACCTGCTGGAGCACGAGGGTCTGCAGCACAACGCCCTGGTGGTCGGGGACCATCTCCGGGCCCGCATCGAGGAGCTGGCGACCCGCCACGAGCTGATCGGCACCGTGCACGGCAGCGGGCTGTACATGGGCGTCGAACTGGTCCGCGACCGCACGACGCTGGAACCCGCCGTCTCCGAGACCGCGGCGATCTGCGAACGGCTGCTCGAACTCGGTGTGATCGTGCAGCCGACGGGCGACCGGCAGAACGTGCTGAAGGTCAAGCCGCCGATGTGCATCACCCGGGAGTCGGCGGACTTCTTCGTCGACATGCTCGAACGGGTGCTGAACACCGGCTGGTGA
- a CDS encoding ketosteroid isomerase family protein gives MAAPRSTLIDVVDRSPLMAADHDRAGWVGLFTADGRVEDPVGSRPHIGPLQIGRFYDTFIAPRRIVFRHEGDIVSGTTVIRDVVLDVGMGPAVTMHIPAVLRYDLRAVAEDWRIERLRAYWELPPMMVQFARNGPAAVPQAVELGRALIRNQRWRGTLGFASGFRGPRFRGKRTVRGFLDAVTAGDQLRAWRALGSGALITRGEQNPVKFGAFVDELAGASWTKIIAAGSSVTASLHGPRAGVVIAELDTAGGAITRLRYFAE, from the coding sequence ATGGCCGCGCCCCGATCGACACTCATCGACGTGGTCGACCGCTCCCCGCTGATGGCGGCCGATCACGACCGGGCCGGCTGGGTCGGGTTGTTCACCGCTGACGGCCGGGTCGAGGACCCCGTCGGATCGCGCCCGCACATCGGGCCGCTGCAGATCGGGCGGTTCTACGACACCTTCATCGCACCGCGCCGGATCGTGTTCCGTCACGAGGGCGACATCGTGTCGGGCACCACCGTCATCCGAGATGTGGTGCTCGATGTGGGGATGGGTCCCGCTGTGACGATGCACATCCCGGCGGTGCTGCGTTACGACCTGCGTGCGGTCGCCGAGGACTGGCGCATCGAGCGGTTGCGCGCCTACTGGGAACTGCCGCCGATGATGGTGCAGTTCGCGCGCAATGGTCCGGCGGCGGTTCCGCAGGCGGTGGAACTGGGTCGCGCGCTCATCCGCAATCAACGGTGGCGCGGGACGCTGGGATTCGCCTCCGGGTTCAGGGGCCCCCGGTTCCGGGGCAAACGGACGGTGCGTGGCTTTCTCGACGCTGTCACCGCCGGTGATCAGTTGCGGGCCTGGCGTGCCCTCGGTTCGGGAGCGTTGATCACCCGCGGTGAGCAGAACCCGGTGAAGTTCGGCGCGTTCGTCGACGAGCTGGCGGGGGCTTCCTGGACGAAGATCATCGCTGCGGGCTCGTCGGTCACGGCGTCGCTGCACGGGCCGCGCGCCGGCGTGGTGATCGCCGAACTGGACACGGCCGGTGGGGCCATCACCCGGCTGCGCTATTTCGCCGAGTGA
- a CDS encoding DedA family protein codes for MTVDAILESIPPLAVYLIVGLIIGLESLGIPLPGEIALVSAALLASRHTLDISPVWVGAAATIGAIIGDSIGYTIGRRFGMGLFERLGTRFPKHFGPGHVALAKQLFSRWGVWAVFFGRFIALLRILAGPLAGALHMHYGRFLAANASGAVCWAGGTTAVVYYLGLAAEKWLARFSWVALVIAIIAGIGLTLLLRERTRALIAQLESEHDWETLRKRE; via the coding sequence GTGACGGTCGACGCGATACTGGAATCCATCCCACCGCTGGCGGTGTACCTGATCGTCGGCCTGATCATCGGGCTGGAGAGCCTGGGCATCCCCTTGCCTGGCGAAATCGCCTTGGTGAGCGCCGCACTGCTGGCCAGCAGGCACACCCTCGACATCAGTCCGGTGTGGGTGGGTGCCGCCGCCACGATCGGCGCCATCATCGGTGACTCGATCGGCTACACGATCGGCCGGCGGTTCGGCATGGGGTTGTTCGAGCGGCTGGGCACACGCTTCCCGAAACACTTCGGCCCGGGGCACGTGGCGCTGGCCAAGCAGCTGTTCTCCCGGTGGGGTGTGTGGGCGGTGTTCTTCGGCCGCTTCATCGCGCTGCTGCGAATCCTGGCAGGCCCGCTGGCGGGCGCCCTGCACATGCACTACGGCCGCTTCCTCGCCGCCAACGCGTCCGGCGCGGTCTGCTGGGCGGGGGGCACCACCGCGGTGGTCTACTACCTCGGCCTGGCCGCCGAGAAGTGGCTGGCGCGGTTCTCCTGGGTTGCGCTGGTCATCGCGATCATCGCAGGCATCGGGTTGACCCTGCTGTTGCGGGAGCGCACCCGCGCCCTGATCGCCCAACTCGAGTCCGAGCACGACTGGGAGACCCTGCGCAAGCGCGAGTGA
- a CDS encoding ABC transporter permease produces the protein MAGVASSNRQRSKIAPYLMILPALAYLGVFYVIPFVSLFRTSLSTMGGSIYLPELTFAWDFSNYGDALSEYREQILRSFGYALAATVLCVLLAFPLAYVIAFKAGRYKNMLLGLVILPFFVTFLIRTLAWKTILADDGWVVHALGTIGLLPSEGRLLSTGWAVIGGLTYNWIIFMILPLYVSLEKIDARLLEASRDLYGTNRRMFGKVIVPLAMPGILAGSMLVFIPSVGDFINADYLGSTQTRMIGNVIQKQFLVVKDYPAAAALSFVLMALILVGVLIYTRALGTEDLV, from the coding sequence ATGGCAGGAGTAGCCAGTAGCAATAGGCAACGGAGCAAGATCGCTCCGTACCTGATGATCCTGCCCGCCCTGGCGTATCTCGGGGTCTTCTACGTCATTCCGTTCGTCTCGCTGTTCCGGACGTCGCTGTCGACCATGGGTGGTTCCATCTACCTGCCCGAGCTGACCTTCGCGTGGGATTTCAGCAACTACGGCGATGCGCTGAGCGAATACCGGGAGCAGATCCTGCGCTCGTTCGGCTATGCGCTGGCCGCGACGGTGCTGTGCGTGCTGTTGGCCTTCCCGCTGGCGTACGTGATCGCCTTCAAGGCGGGGCGGTACAAGAACATGCTGCTCGGATTGGTGATCCTGCCGTTCTTCGTGACGTTCCTGATCCGGACCCTGGCCTGGAAGACGATTCTGGCCGACGACGGCTGGGTGGTCCATGCGTTGGGGACGATCGGCCTGCTGCCGTCCGAAGGCCGCCTGCTGTCGACCGGTTGGGCTGTCATCGGCGGCCTGACCTACAACTGGATCATCTTCATGATCCTGCCGCTCTACGTCAGCCTGGAGAAGATCGACGCCCGCCTCCTGGAGGCGTCCCGCGACTTGTACGGCACCAACCGCAGGATGTTCGGGAAAGTGATCGTGCCGTTGGCGATGCCGGGCATCCTGGCGGGCAGCATGCTGGTGTTCATCCCATCGGTCGGTGACTTCATCAACGCCGACTATCTGGGCAGCACCCAGACCAGGATGATCGGCAACGTCATCCAGAAGCAGTTCCTGGTGGTCAAGGACTACCCGGCCGCAGCCGCACTCAGCTTCGTGCTGATGGCGCTGATCCTGGTCGGCGTGCTGATCTACACCCGGGCGCTGGGTACGGAGGATCTGGTATGA
- a CDS encoding HD domain-containing phosphohydrolase — translation MLAALSVAIDLGLGQPAEHMLRAALIGTRIADRLGLDRGQRDCVYYSTLVMWIGCHADSHEFAGWFGDDISVRRDAYHVDWAGLPYYRFLAANIGRGEPITQRLTSIATLFLNARGNMSALIHSHCTSAALLADRMGLGTGVQRALEFSFERFDGSGLPSGAGGADIPIEMRVAQLADMAEVHHRTGGVSAAVDMAVQRRGGQFDPDVVDVFTAHAGDILAGPPAGEVWDAALSCAPDRHEPLHQQSLDELLIALGDFVDLKCPFTLGHSRAVAQLAGDAAEAVGLGADTVTLVRRAGHVHDLGRIGVSNQVWSKPAALSAAEFERMRLHPYLTTRILSRINGLEPVAQIAGNHHEHINGSGYPRSLPGSALGMPDRVLAAAVAYQSALEPRPYRTALDPAAAARRVRDRIRSGELDEVAAEAVLQAGGHRSRRCSTRPDGLTPREIEVLCLVARGASNKEIAAALVISEKTARNHVERTYAKIGVSNRIGASMYALRHGLTEPLS, via the coding sequence ATGCTGGCCGCCCTGTCGGTCGCGATCGACCTCGGCCTCGGCCAGCCCGCCGAGCACATGCTCCGGGCCGCGCTGATCGGAACCCGCATCGCCGACCGGCTCGGCCTCGATCGCGGGCAACGCGATTGCGTGTACTACAGCACGCTGGTGATGTGGATCGGCTGTCACGCCGACTCGCACGAGTTCGCAGGCTGGTTCGGCGACGACATCTCAGTGCGTCGCGACGCCTACCACGTCGACTGGGCCGGGCTGCCCTACTACCGGTTCCTGGCCGCCAATATCGGCCGGGGCGAACCGATCACGCAGCGTCTCACCTCGATCGCGACGCTGTTCCTCAACGCTCGCGGCAACATGTCGGCACTGATCCACTCGCACTGCACCTCGGCAGCACTGTTGGCCGACCGCATGGGCCTGGGCACCGGCGTCCAGCGCGCGCTGGAGTTCAGCTTCGAAAGGTTCGACGGCAGCGGCCTGCCCAGCGGCGCCGGCGGCGCGGACATCCCGATCGAGATGCGGGTGGCCCAGCTCGCCGACATGGCCGAGGTGCACCACCGCACAGGCGGAGTGAGCGCGGCCGTCGACATGGCCGTGCAACGCCGCGGAGGGCAGTTCGACCCCGATGTGGTGGACGTCTTCACCGCACACGCCGGCGACATTCTCGCCGGCCCACCCGCAGGCGAGGTCTGGGACGCCGCCCTGTCCTGCGCACCGGATCGCCACGAACCGCTGCACCAGCAGTCCCTCGACGAGCTCCTGATCGCACTCGGCGATTTCGTGGACCTGAAATGTCCTTTCACACTTGGCCATTCGCGTGCGGTCGCGCAGTTGGCGGGTGACGCCGCCGAAGCGGTCGGCTTGGGTGCGGACACCGTGACACTTGTCCGCCGCGCCGGTCACGTCCATGATCTGGGCCGCATCGGCGTCTCCAACCAGGTCTGGTCCAAGCCCGCCGCGCTCTCAGCAGCGGAGTTCGAGCGGATGCGATTGCACCCGTACCTCACCACCCGGATCCTGAGCCGGATCAACGGGCTCGAACCGGTCGCACAGATCGCCGGTAACCACCACGAGCACATCAACGGGTCCGGTTATCCGCGCAGCCTCCCGGGCTCGGCGCTCGGTATGCCCGACCGGGTGCTCGCCGCTGCCGTCGCCTATCAATCAGCCTTGGAGCCAAGGCCGTACCGCACCGCGCTAGATCCCGCGGCGGCCGCACGTCGGGTTAGGGACCGGATCCGCTCCGGTGAACTCGACGAGGTCGCCGCCGAGGCCGTCCTGCAGGCCGGCGGGCACCGGAGCCGACGTTGCTCGACCAGGCCCGACGGCCTCACTCCGCGGGAGATCGAGGTGCTGTGCCTGGTGGCTCGAGGTGCCTCCAACAAAGAGATCGCCGCCGCGCTGGTGATCAGCGAGAAGACGGCCCGCAACCACGTCGAACGGACCTACGCCAAGATCGGGGTGTCGAATCGGATCGGTGCGAGCATGTACGCGTTGCGCCACGGTCTGACGGAGCCGTTGAGCTGA